A part of Variovorax sp. HW608 genomic DNA contains:
- a CDS encoding acyl-CoA carboxylase subunit beta, with protein sequence MKEILEELEKRREQARLGGGQKRIDGQHAKGKLTARERIELLLDDNTFEEWDMFVEHRSSDFGMADSKIPGDGVVTGYGMINGRLVFVFSQDFTVFGGALSEAHAEKICKVMDQAMKVGAPVIGLNDSGGARIQEGVASLGGYAEVFQRNVMASGVVPQISMIMGPCAGGAVYSPAMTDFIFMVKDSSYMFVTGPEVVKTVTHEDVTAEELGGASTHTSKSGVADMAFENDVEALMMLRRLYNYLPLNNREKPPVRPSGDPADRADLSLDTLVPDNPNKPYDMKELILKVVDDGDFFELQPDYAKNIVIGFARMEGQSVGIVANQPLVLAGCLDIKSSIKAARFVRFCDAFNIPVVTFVDVPGFMPGTSQEYGGIIKHGAKLLYAYAECTVPKITVITRKAYGGAYDVMASKHLRGDVNLAWPRAEIAVMGAKGAVEIIFREDKNDPEKLAAREAEYKARFANPFVAGARGYIDDVILPSETRKRICRSLVMLREKKLENPWRKHGNIPL encoded by the coding sequence ATGAAAGAAATCCTCGAAGAACTCGAAAAGCGCCGCGAGCAGGCACGCCTGGGCGGTGGACAGAAACGCATCGATGGACAGCACGCCAAGGGCAAGCTGACCGCGCGGGAGCGCATCGAGCTGCTCCTCGACGACAACACCTTCGAAGAGTGGGACATGTTCGTCGAGCACCGCTCCAGCGACTTCGGAATGGCCGACAGCAAGATCCCGGGCGACGGCGTGGTCACCGGCTACGGCATGATCAACGGCCGCCTCGTGTTCGTCTTCAGCCAGGACTTCACCGTCTTCGGCGGCGCGCTCAGCGAAGCGCATGCCGAGAAGATCTGCAAGGTGATGGACCAGGCCATGAAGGTCGGCGCACCGGTGATCGGCCTCAACGATTCGGGCGGCGCGCGCATCCAGGAAGGCGTGGCTTCGCTCGGCGGCTATGCCGAGGTGTTCCAGCGCAACGTGATGGCCTCGGGCGTGGTGCCGCAGATCAGCATGATCATGGGCCCGTGCGCCGGTGGCGCCGTGTATTCGCCGGCCATGACCGACTTCATCTTCATGGTCAAGGACAGCTCGTACATGTTCGTGACCGGCCCCGAGGTGGTGAAGACGGTGACGCACGAGGACGTGACCGCCGAGGAGCTCGGTGGTGCCTCCACGCACACGTCCAAGAGTGGCGTGGCCGACATGGCCTTCGAGAACGACGTCGAGGCGCTGATGATGCTGCGCCGCCTCTACAACTACCTGCCGCTCAACAACCGCGAGAAGCCGCCGGTGCGCCCGAGCGGCGACCCGGCGGACCGCGCCGACCTGTCTCTCGACACGCTGGTGCCGGACAACCCGAACAAGCCGTATGACATGAAGGAGCTGATCCTGAAGGTGGTCGACGACGGCGACTTCTTCGAGCTGCAGCCCGACTATGCGAAGAACATCGTGATCGGCTTCGCGCGCATGGAAGGACAGAGCGTGGGCATCGTCGCCAACCAGCCGCTGGTGCTGGCCGGTTGCCTGGACATCAAGTCGTCGATCAAGGCGGCGCGCTTCGTGCGCTTCTGCGACGCCTTCAACATCCCGGTCGTGACCTTCGTCGACGTGCCCGGCTTCATGCCCGGCACCAGCCAGGAGTACGGCGGCATCATCAAGCACGGCGCCAAGCTGCTCTATGCGTACGCCGAGTGCACGGTGCCGAAGATCACCGTCATCACGCGCAAAGCCTACGGCGGCGCCTACGACGTGATGGCCTCGAAGCACCTGCGCGGCGACGTCAACCTCGCCTGGCCGCGTGCCGAGATCGCGGTGATGGGCGCCAAGGGCGCGGTGGAGATCATCTTCCGCGAAGACAAGAACGACCCCGAGAAGCTCGCCGCGCGCGAAGCCGAATACAAGGCGCGCTTCGCCAATCCATTCGTGGCCGGCGCGCGCGGCTACATCGACGACGTCATCCTGCCGAGCGAAACCCGCAAGCGCATCTGCCGCAGCCTCGTGATGCTGCGCGAGAAGAAACTCGAGAACCCGTGGCGCAAGCACGGCAACATCCCCCTCTGA
- the dusA gene encoding tRNA dihydrouridine(20/20a) synthase DusA, giving the protein MIDKDRPNRQLAAMRVSVAPMMDWTDRHCRFFHRLLTRRALLYTEMVTTGALIHGDIPRHLRFSAEEHPVALQLGGSEPADLAHCAKLGQEWGYDEININCGCPSERVQRGAFGACLMNEPELVADCVKAMVDAVDVPVTVKHRIGIDKVESYEFVRDFVGKVSEAGCDTFIAHARNAWLKGLSPKQNREVPPLRYEIVHRLKHDFPALRFSINGGLNDNLQVQAHLRLLDGVMVGREAYHNPWWLAQWDAAFFGEAPSALTREEVEEQMCDYMAREAAEHGTPWSNIARHMLGLRNGLPGARRWRQVWSDHRLKSHAPHEVMAIAREPVAQTA; this is encoded by the coding sequence ATGATCGACAAGGATCGACCCAACCGCCAGCTCGCCGCCATGCGCGTGAGCGTGGCGCCCATGATGGACTGGACGGACCGCCACTGCCGCTTCTTCCATCGCCTGCTCACGCGCCGCGCGCTGCTCTACACCGAGATGGTGACCACGGGCGCGCTGATCCACGGCGACATCCCGCGTCATCTGCGCTTCAGCGCCGAAGAGCATCCGGTCGCCCTGCAACTGGGCGGCAGCGAGCCCGCCGATCTCGCGCATTGCGCCAAGCTGGGCCAGGAATGGGGCTACGACGAGATCAACATCAACTGCGGCTGCCCGAGCGAACGGGTGCAGCGCGGGGCCTTCGGCGCCTGCCTGATGAACGAGCCCGAGCTCGTGGCCGATTGCGTGAAGGCGATGGTCGACGCGGTGGACGTGCCGGTCACTGTCAAGCACCGCATCGGCATCGACAAGGTCGAGAGCTACGAATTCGTGCGCGACTTCGTCGGCAAGGTCAGCGAGGCGGGTTGCGATACCTTCATCGCGCACGCGCGCAACGCGTGGCTCAAGGGCCTGTCGCCCAAGCAGAACCGCGAAGTGCCGCCGCTGCGCTACGAGATCGTGCACCGGCTCAAGCACGACTTTCCGGCGCTGCGCTTCTCGATCAACGGCGGCCTTAATGACAACCTGCAGGTGCAGGCGCATCTGCGGCTGCTCGACGGCGTGATGGTTGGGCGCGAGGCCTACCACAACCCCTGGTGGCTGGCGCAGTGGGATGCGGCCTTCTTCGGCGAAGCGCCGTCCGCGCTCACGCGCGAAGAAGTCGAAGAGCAGATGTGCGACTACATGGCGCGCGAAGCCGCCGAGCACGGCACGCCCTGGTCGAACATCGCGCGCCACATGCTCGGCCTGCGCAATGGCCTCCCCGGCGCGCGCCGCTGGCGCCAGGTGTGGAGCGACCATCGCCTGAAGTCGCACGCGCCGCACGAAGTCATGGCGATCGCGCGCGAGCCGGTCGCGCAGACGGCCTGA
- the meaB gene encoding methylmalonyl Co-A mutase-associated GTPase MeaB: MPVRSTVTVESVVASEGPAQRRAIAKTITLLESTRADHRAQADELLTALLPHTGQSFRLGISGVPGVGKSTFIEALGLYLIGRGHRVAVLTIDPSSTVSGGSILGDKTRMEKLSVHERAYIRPSPSSGTLGGVAEKTREAMLVCEAAGYDIVIVETVGVGQSETAVSGMTDMFVLLQLPNAGDDLQAIKKGVMELADLVVINKADLDKDAATRAQAQITSALRLFGHHGNPAHAHIVHGAHAAPGSAAPAVQWQPKVIQISALVGTGVDAFWEAVLEFKSLQTANGRLAARREKQALAWMWERIDAGLKQAFRQHPAVRELLPQAIAQVAAGRLPASTAARNLLASQGGQA, translated from the coding sequence ATGCCGGTTCGATCAACGGTCACTGTCGAATCCGTGGTGGCGTCGGAAGGTCCTGCGCAGCGGCGTGCGATCGCCAAGACGATCACGCTGCTCGAATCGACCCGCGCCGATCATCGCGCGCAGGCCGACGAGTTGCTGACTGCCTTGCTGCCGCACACGGGCCAGTCGTTCCGGCTCGGCATCTCGGGCGTGCCGGGCGTCGGCAAGTCGACCTTCATCGAGGCGCTGGGGTTGTACCTGATCGGGCGCGGGCACCGGGTCGCGGTGCTGACCATCGATCCTTCGTCGACTGTGTCCGGCGGCTCCATCCTCGGCGACAAGACGCGCATGGAGAAGCTCTCGGTCCACGAGCGCGCCTACATCCGGCCCAGCCCCTCGTCGGGCACGCTCGGCGGCGTCGCCGAGAAGACGCGCGAGGCGATGCTGGTGTGCGAAGCCGCCGGCTACGACATCGTGATCGTCGAGACGGTCGGCGTCGGCCAGAGCGAAACCGCGGTCTCGGGCATGACGGACATGTTCGTGCTGCTGCAGCTGCCGAATGCGGGCGACGACCTGCAGGCGATCAAGAAGGGCGTGATGGAGCTCGCCGACCTGGTCGTCATCAACAAGGCCGATCTGGACAAGGACGCCGCCACGCGTGCGCAGGCGCAGATCACCTCGGCGCTGCGCCTCTTCGGGCACCACGGCAATCCGGCGCATGCGCATATCGTCCATGGGGCGCATGCCGCACCGGGTTCGGCTGCGCCGGCCGTTCAGTGGCAGCCCAAGGTGATCCAGATCAGCGCGCTGGTCGGCACCGGCGTGGATGCGTTCTGGGAAGCCGTTCTCGAATTCAAGTCACTGCAGACCGCCAACGGCCGGCTCGCCGCGCGCCGCGAGAAGCAGGCGCTCGCGTGGATGTGGGAGCGCATCGACGCCGGCCTCAAGCAGGCCTTCCGCCAGCATCCGGCCGTTCGCGAGCTGCTGCCACAAGCCATCGCCCAGGTCGCGGCGGGCAGGCTCCCCGCTTCGACGGCGGCGCGCAATCTTCTGGCGTCGCAGGGCGGACAGGCGTAG
- a CDS encoding MFS transporter, with protein MPIALLALAAAAFAIGTSEFVVMGLLPDMAQDLGVTLSQAGLLVTGYAMGVVVGAPVFAVATARLPRKATLIALASLFVLGNLLCALAPSYGLLMAARVVTALAHGTFFGIGSVVAAGLVAPNKRAQAIALMFTGLTLANVLGVPLGRIIGEHYGWRMTFAAIVLIALAAVVSLVALLPRHIEMQKGNILREFTVLADGRVLLALATSALVSASLFVVFTYIAPLLTHVSGFAAAAVAPILLLLGVGLTIGSTVGGRLGDRRLVPSLLLVLGLNAAVLGLLHFVLPMRAPTVAAMLVWTTLSFALVPLLQTLIVQHASAAPNLASTLNQGAFNLGNAAGAWIGSGMLAAGMPLADLPWAGAAITLGALALAAWSSRLGDRAPSSLQAA; from the coding sequence ATGCCCATCGCCCTGCTGGCGCTCGCCGCCGCCGCGTTCGCGATCGGCACCAGCGAATTCGTCGTCATGGGGCTCTTGCCCGACATGGCGCAGGACCTCGGCGTCACGCTGTCGCAGGCGGGTCTGCTGGTCACCGGCTACGCCATGGGCGTGGTCGTCGGCGCACCGGTCTTCGCGGTCGCGACCGCGCGGCTGCCCCGCAAGGCGACGCTGATCGCGCTGGCGTCGCTGTTCGTGCTGGGCAATCTGCTGTGCGCGCTGGCGCCGAGCTACGGGCTCTTGATGGCCGCGCGCGTGGTCACGGCGCTGGCGCACGGCACCTTCTTCGGCATCGGATCGGTGGTCGCCGCCGGACTCGTCGCGCCCAACAAGCGCGCACAGGCCATCGCGCTGATGTTCACCGGCCTCACGCTCGCCAACGTGCTGGGCGTGCCGCTCGGCCGCATCATCGGCGAGCACTACGGCTGGCGCATGACCTTCGCGGCCATCGTGCTGATCGCGCTGGCCGCGGTCGTCTCGCTCGTCGCGCTGCTGCCGCGGCACATCGAGATGCAGAAGGGCAACATCCTGCGCGAGTTCACCGTGCTCGCGGACGGACGCGTGCTGCTGGCGCTCGCGACCAGCGCGCTGGTCTCGGCGAGCCTGTTCGTCGTCTTCACCTACATCGCGCCGCTGCTCACACACGTGAGCGGTTTCGCGGCCGCGGCGGTCGCGCCGATCCTGCTCCTGCTGGGCGTCGGGCTCACCATCGGCAGCACCGTCGGCGGAAGGCTCGGCGACCGCCGGCTCGTGCCTTCATTGCTGCTGGTGCTGGGCCTCAACGCGGCGGTGCTCGGGCTGCTGCATTTCGTGCTGCCGATGCGCGCGCCGACGGTGGCGGCGATGCTGGTGTGGACCACCTTGTCCTTCGCGCTCGTGCCGCTCTTGCAGACGCTCATCGTCCAGCATGCGAGCGCCGCGCCCAATCTCGCCTCGACCCTGAACCAGGGTGCCTTCAATCTCGGCAATGCCGCCGGCGCCTGGATCGGCAGCGGCATGCTCGCGGCCGGCATGCCGCTGGCGGACCTGCCGTGGGCCGGCGCGGCGATCACGCTCGGCGCGCTGGCGCTGGCCGCATGGAGCAGCCGCCTCGGCGACCGCGCACCCTCGTCGCTGCAGGCGGCCTGA
- a CDS encoding GntR family transcriptional regulator: MSAATLTPRALYEEVAELLRQRIFKRELEPGSWIDELKLAEEYGISRTPLREALKVLAAEGLVTMKVRRGAYVTEVSEKDLADVYHLLSLLESDAAGVVAERATDAELAELEALHRELEAAGRPGQVDRENFFAVNERFHMRLLAIANNRWRDQVVADLRKVMKLNRHNSLLKSGRITESLKEHRAVMAAIKERDAATAMARMQQHFRNGLEAAG, from the coding sequence ATGTCAGCCGCCACCCTTACTCCCCGTGCGCTCTACGAAGAAGTCGCCGAGCTGCTTCGCCAGCGCATCTTCAAACGCGAGCTCGAACCGGGCAGCTGGATCGACGAGCTCAAGCTGGCCGAGGAATACGGCATCAGCCGCACGCCGCTGCGCGAGGCGCTGAAGGTGCTCGCAGCCGAAGGCCTGGTGACGATGAAGGTCCGGCGCGGCGCCTACGTCACCGAGGTGTCGGAAAAGGACCTGGCCGACGTCTACCACCTGCTGAGCCTGCTGGAAAGCGACGCCGCCGGCGTGGTCGCCGAGCGCGCCACCGATGCCGAACTGGCCGAGCTAGAGGCGCTCCATCGCGAGCTCGAAGCCGCGGGCAGGCCGGGCCAGGTGGATCGTGAGAACTTCTTCGCGGTCAACGAGCGCTTTCACATGCGGCTGCTCGCGATCGCCAACAACCGCTGGCGCGACCAGGTCGTGGCCGACCTGCGCAAGGTGATGAAGCTCAACCGCCACAACTCGCTGCTCAAGTCGGGCCGGATCACCGAATCGCTCAAGGAGCACCGCGCCGTGATGGCCGCCATCAAGGAGCGCGACGCGGCGACCGCCATGGCGCGCATGCAGCAGCACTTCCGCAACGGGCTCGAAGCCGCAGGCTGA
- a CDS encoding acetyl-CoA carboxylase biotin carboxylase subunit: MFKKILIANRGEIACRVIKTAKKMGILTVAVYSDADKEARHVELADEAVHIGASPSRESYLQADRIIEACKKTGAEAVHPGYGFLSENEAFARKVEEEGIVFIGPKHYSIAAMGDKIASKKLAGEARVNTIPGWNDAIDSAERAVEIAKDIGYPVMIKASAGGGGKGLRVAFNDKEAFEGFTSCRNEARNSFGDDRVFIEKFVEEPRHIEIQVLGDAHGNVIYLNERECSIQRRHQKVIEEAPSPFISEATRKAMGEQAVALAKAVKYQSAGTVEFVVGKDQSFYFLEMNTRLQVEHPVTEAITGLDLVELMIRVAAGEKLPLAQQDVKRDGWAIECRINAEDPFRNFLPSTGRLVRFQPPKETMFSADTEHLYGVRVDTGVYDGGEIPMFYDSMIAKLIVHGRDRTHAIAMMREALNGFVIRGINSNIPFQAALLAHPKFVSGEFNTGFIAEHYGKGFHAEDVPHDDPDFLVALAAYMNRRYRARASGISGQLNGHGVKVGEKFVVVVLDESGQHVHKQVSVTDFHGQTGSSAVTVGSNSFKIDSKAPLGSIRVEGTVNGRAFTAQVERGAGKNPLALRISHNGTQIEAMVLSPLGSRLLKLMPYKAPPDLSKFLMSPMPGLLVEVSVQPGQRVQAGEKLAVIEAMKMENVLFAAHDGVVGSIAAAKGESLSVDQVILEFA; this comes from the coding sequence ATGTTTAAAAAAATACTCATTGCAAACCGCGGAGAGATCGCCTGCCGCGTCATCAAGACGGCGAAGAAGATGGGCATCCTCACGGTGGCCGTCTATTCGGACGCCGACAAGGAAGCGCGCCATGTCGAGCTCGCTGACGAGGCCGTGCACATCGGCGCATCGCCGAGCCGCGAGAGCTACCTGCAGGCCGACCGCATCATCGAGGCCTGCAAGAAGACCGGCGCCGAGGCGGTGCATCCCGGCTACGGCTTCCTGTCCGAGAACGAAGCCTTCGCGCGCAAGGTGGAAGAAGAGGGCATCGTCTTCATCGGCCCCAAGCACTATTCGATCGCGGCCATGGGCGACAAGATCGCCTCGAAGAAGCTCGCGGGCGAAGCGCGGGTCAACACCATCCCGGGCTGGAACGACGCCATCGACTCGGCCGAACGCGCGGTCGAGATCGCCAAGGACATCGGCTACCCGGTGATGATCAAGGCCTCGGCCGGCGGCGGCGGCAAGGGCCTGCGCGTGGCCTTCAACGACAAGGAGGCGTTCGAGGGCTTCACCTCGTGCCGCAACGAGGCGCGCAACAGCTTCGGCGACGACCGCGTCTTCATCGAGAAGTTCGTCGAGGAGCCGCGCCACATCGAGATCCAGGTGCTGGGCGATGCGCACGGAAACGTGATCTACCTGAACGAGCGCGAATGCTCGATCCAGCGCCGGCACCAGAAGGTGATCGAGGAAGCGCCGTCGCCCTTCATCAGCGAGGCGACGCGCAAGGCCATGGGCGAGCAGGCGGTGGCGCTCGCCAAGGCCGTGAAGTACCAGAGCGCGGGCACGGTGGAGTTCGTGGTCGGCAAGGACCAGAGCTTCTACTTCCTCGAGATGAACACCCGGCTGCAGGTGGAGCATCCGGTGACCGAGGCGATCACCGGCCTCGACCTGGTGGAGCTGATGATCCGCGTCGCCGCGGGCGAGAAGCTGCCGCTGGCGCAGCAGGACGTGAAGCGGGATGGCTGGGCCATCGAGTGCCGGATCAATGCGGAAGACCCGTTCCGCAACTTCCTGCCCTCGACCGGGCGCCTCGTGCGCTTCCAGCCGCCGAAGGAGACGATGTTCTCGGCCGATACCGAGCACCTCTACGGCGTGCGGGTCGACACCGGCGTGTACGACGGCGGCGAGATCCCGATGTTCTACGACTCGATGATCGCCAAGCTGATCGTCCACGGGCGCGACCGCACCCACGCGATCGCGATGATGCGCGAGGCGCTCAACGGTTTCGTCATCCGCGGCATCAACAGCAACATTCCCTTCCAGGCGGCGCTGCTGGCGCACCCGAAGTTCGTCAGCGGCGAGTTCAACACCGGCTTCATCGCCGAGCACTACGGCAAGGGCTTCCATGCGGAGGACGTGCCGCACGATGATCCGGACTTCCTCGTCGCGCTCGCCGCCTACATGAACCGCCGCTACCGGGCGCGCGCCTCGGGCATCAGCGGGCAGCTCAATGGCCACGGCGTGAAGGTCGGGGAGAAGTTCGTGGTGGTCGTGCTGGACGAGAGCGGGCAGCACGTTCACAAGCAAGTGTCGGTCACCGACTTCCACGGCCAGACGGGCTCGAGCGCCGTGACCGTGGGCTCCAACAGCTTCAAGATCGACAGCAAGGCGCCGCTCGGCAGCATCCGCGTCGAGGGCACGGTCAATGGCCGCGCCTTCACCGCGCAGGTGGAGCGCGGGGCGGGCAAGAACCCGCTGGCGCTGCGCATCTCGCACAACGGCACGCAGATCGAGGCGATGGTCCTGTCGCCGCTGGGCTCGCGCCTGCTCAAGCTGATGCCCTACAAGGCGCCGCCGGATCTCAGCAAATTCCTGATGTCGCCGATGCCGGGGCTGCTGGTCGAAGTGTCGGTGCAGCCGGGCCAGCGCGTGCAGGCCGGCGAGAAGCTCGCGGTGATCGAGGCCATGAAGATGGAAAACGTGCTCTTCGCGGCCCACGACGGCGTGGTCGGCAGCATCGCGGCGGCGAAGGGCGAGTCGCTCTCGGTCGACCAGGTGATCCTGGAGTTCGCGTGA
- a CDS encoding MFS transporter gives MSRTAIPASAGLSTGLTLLFAVACGLCVANIYFAQPLIGPIAAALQLHAGLAGLIMTLTQLGYGTGLLLLVPLADVVENRRLIIFAMAGAVVGLVGIALSNSAATFLAASFLVGTCAVAAQVLVPLASHLVPEATRGKVVGNIMAGLLAGIMLARPFSSVVASALGWRAVFAISALLMAALAVVLWRALPQRRPHASFGYARTMASLPGIVWRTPLLRRRAFYQGMMFAGFQAFWTAVPLALAREFGMGQAGIALFALAGAAGALAAPWAGRLADRGLARPATGWAMAAALLSFALGAVGVHYRSLTALVAAGILLDGAVQLCNVLSLRSLYVLAPELRGRLNGLFLTFIFLCAAVASGLAAAVYAFHGWNGLSLLGGGFAVVALLFYATEFRRNALLRAPSEQLPG, from the coding sequence TTGTCGCGCACCGCCATACCCGCCTCCGCCGGTCTTTCCACCGGCCTCACTTTGTTGTTCGCCGTGGCATGCGGTCTCTGCGTCGCCAACATCTACTTCGCGCAACCCCTGATCGGGCCGATCGCCGCCGCCCTGCAACTCCACGCGGGCCTCGCGGGGCTGATCATGACCCTGACACAGCTCGGCTACGGAACCGGCCTGCTGCTGCTCGTGCCGCTCGCCGACGTGGTGGAGAACCGCCGGCTGATCATCTTCGCGATGGCCGGCGCGGTGGTCGGGCTGGTGGGAATCGCGCTCTCGAATTCGGCGGCGACCTTCCTCGCCGCGTCCTTCCTGGTCGGGACTTGCGCGGTGGCGGCGCAGGTGCTGGTTCCGCTGGCCTCGCATCTCGTGCCCGAAGCGACGCGCGGCAAGGTGGTGGGCAACATCATGGCAGGGCTGCTCGCGGGGATCATGCTCGCGCGGCCGTTCTCCAGCGTCGTGGCCTCGGCGCTCGGATGGCGCGCGGTGTTCGCGATTTCCGCGCTCCTGATGGCGGCACTCGCCGTCGTGCTCTGGCGGGCGCTGCCGCAGCGCCGGCCGCATGCCTCGTTCGGCTATGCGCGCACGATGGCATCGCTGCCGGGCATCGTCTGGCGCACGCCGCTGCTGCGGCGCCGGGCCTTCTACCAGGGGATGATGTTCGCGGGCTTCCAGGCGTTCTGGACCGCGGTGCCGCTGGCGCTGGCACGCGAGTTCGGCATGGGCCAGGCCGGCATCGCGCTCTTCGCGCTCGCGGGCGCGGCCGGCGCGCTCGCCGCCCCCTGGGCCGGCCGCCTGGCAGACCGGGGCCTCGCGCGGCCGGCGACCGGCTGGGCCATGGCCGCCGCGCTGCTGTCCTTCGCACTGGGCGCGGTCGGGGTCCATTACAGGTCGCTGACCGCCCTGGTCGCGGCCGGCATCCTGCTCGACGGCGCGGTGCAACTGTGCAACGTGCTCAGCCTGCGCAGCCTCTACGTGCTCGCGCCCGAATTGCGCGGGCGGCTCAACGGCCTCTTTCTCACCTTCATCTTTCTGTGTGCAGCCGTGGCCTCCGGGCTGGCGGCGGCCGTCTATGCCTTTCACGGCTGGAACGGGCTGAGCCTGCTCGGCGGCGGCTTCGCGGTCGTTGCGCTGCTGTTCTATGCGACGGAGTTCCGCCGCAATGCCCTTTTGCGGGCCCCCTCGGAGCAGCTCCCGGGATAA
- the scpA gene encoding methylmalonyl-CoA mutase, with protein MSKSEPQFSNATLEAWAKAAAKSAPGGDVNALNWITPDGISVKPLYTAADLQGLKYADTLPGFEPYLRGPQATMYAVRPWTIRQYAGFSTAEESNAFYRKALAAGGQGVSVAFDLATHRGYDSDHPRVTGDVGKAGVAIDSVEDMKILFDQIPLDKVSVSMTMNGAVLPVLAGYVVAAEEQGVAQDKLSGTIQNDILKEFMVRNTYIFPPEPSMRIIGDIIEYTAKNMPKFNSISISGYHMQEAGANQALELAFTLADGKEYVKTALAKGLDVDDFAGRLSFFWAIGMNFYLEVAKMRAARLLWCRIMKEFEPRNPKSLMLRTHCQTSGWSLTEQDPYNNVVRTTIEAMAAVFGGTQSLHTNALDEAIALPTEFSARIARNTQLIIQEETHITNVIDPWAGSYMMEKLTQDMADAAWKIIEEVEAMGGMTRAVDSGWAKLKIEAAAADKQARIDSGKDVIVGVNKYKLKDEDTHEILEIDNLKVRESQIARLNAIRGKRDGAAVQAALDALTAAADSGQGNLLDLSIKAVRLRATVGEISDALEKVYGRHRADTQKVTGVYAAAYDSAEGWEALQKEIADFAEEQGRRPRVMISKLGQDGHDRGAKVVATAFADLGFDVDMGPLFQTPEECARQAIENDVHAVGVSTLAAGHKTLVPAIIEELKKQGADDIIVFVGGVIPRQDYDFLYDAGVKGIYGPGTPIPASAKDVLEQIRAAVAA; from the coding sequence ATGAGCAAATCCGAACCGCAATTTTCCAACGCCACCCTCGAAGCCTGGGCCAAGGCCGCCGCCAAGTCGGCGCCGGGCGGCGACGTGAACGCATTGAACTGGATCACGCCCGACGGCATCAGCGTCAAGCCGCTGTACACGGCCGCCGATCTCCAGGGCCTCAAGTACGCCGACACGCTGCCCGGCTTCGAGCCCTACCTGCGCGGCCCGCAGGCCACGATGTACGCGGTGCGGCCGTGGACCATCCGCCAGTACGCGGGCTTCTCGACCGCCGAGGAATCGAACGCCTTCTACCGCAAGGCGCTCGCCGCCGGCGGCCAGGGCGTGAGCGTGGCCTTCGACCTCGCCACCCACCGCGGCTACGACAGCGACCATCCGCGCGTGACCGGCGACGTCGGCAAGGCCGGCGTGGCGATCGATTCGGTCGAGGACATGAAGATCCTGTTCGACCAGATCCCGCTCGACAAGGTCAGCGTCTCGATGACGATGAACGGTGCGGTGCTGCCGGTGCTCGCGGGCTACGTGGTGGCTGCGGAAGAGCAGGGCGTGGCGCAGGACAAGCTCAGCGGAACCATCCAGAACGACATCCTGAAGGAGTTCATGGTCCGCAACACCTACATCTTCCCGCCCGAGCCGTCGATGCGGATCATCGGCGACATCATCGAGTACACGGCCAAGAACATGCCGAAGTTCAACTCGATCTCGATCAGCGGCTACCACATGCAGGAAGCCGGCGCGAACCAGGCGCTCGAACTCGCCTTCACGCTCGCCGACGGCAAGGAATACGTGAAGACGGCGCTGGCCAAGGGCCTCGACGTGGACGACTTCGCGGGTCGGCTCAGCTTCTTCTGGGCCATCGGCATGAACTTCTATCTCGAAGTCGCCAAGATGCGCGCCGCGCGGCTGCTGTGGTGCCGGATCATGAAGGAGTTCGAGCCCAGGAACCCCAAGAGCCTGATGCTGCGCACGCACTGCCAGACCTCCGGCTGGTCGCTCACCGAGCAGGACCCGTACAACAACGTGGTCCGCACCACGATCGAGGCCATGGCCGCGGTCTTCGGCGGCACGCAGAGCCTGCACACCAACGCGCTCGACGAGGCGATCGCGCTGCCGACCGAGTTCAGCGCCCGCATCGCGCGCAACACGCAGCTCATCATCCAGGAAGAGACGCACATCACGAACGTGATCGACCCCTGGGCCGGCAGCTACATGATGGAGAAGCTCACGCAGGACATGGCCGATGCCGCCTGGAAGATCATCGAGGAGGTCGAGGCGATGGGCGGCATGACCCGCGCCGTGGACAGCGGCTGGGCCAAGCTCAAGATCGAGGCCGCCGCCGCCGACAAGCAGGCGCGCATCGATTCGGGCAAGGACGTCATCGTCGGCGTCAACAAGTACAAGCTCAAGGACGAGGACACGCACGAAATCCTCGAGATCGACAACCTCAAGGTGCGCGAAAGCCAGATCGCCCGGCTGAACGCCATCCGCGGCAAGCGCGACGGTGCGGCGGTGCAGGCGGCGCTCGATGCGCTCACCGCGGCCGCCGACAGCGGCCAGGGCAACCTGCTCGACCTGAGCATCAAGGCAGTGCGCCTGCGCGCCACGGTCGGCGAGATCAGCGATGCGCTCGAGAAGGTCTACGGCCGTCATCGCGCCGACACGCAGAAGGTCACCGGCGTCTATGCCGCTGCCTACGACTCGGCGGAAGGCTGGGAAGCGCTCCAGAAGGAAATCGCCGACTTCGCCGAGGAACAGGGCCGCCGTCCGCGCGTGATGATTTCCAAGCTCGGCCAGGACGGCCACGACCGCGGCGCCAAGGTGGTCGCCACCGCCTTCGCCGATCTCGGCTTCGACGTCGACATGGGGCCGCTGTTCCAGACGCCCGAGGAATGCGCGCGGCAGGCGATCGAGAACGACGTGCACGCGGTGGGCGTGAGCACGCTCGCGGCCGGCCACAAGACGCTGGTGCCGGCCATCATCGAAGAGCTGAAGAAGCAGGGCGCCGACGACATCATCGTGTTCGTGGGCGGCGTCATCCCGCGCCAGGACTACGACTTCCTCTACGACGCGGGCGTGAAGGGCATCTACGGCCCCGGCACGCCGATCCCGGCCAGCGCCAAGGACGTGCTGGAGCAGATCCGCGCGGCGGTTGCCGCCTGA